The Juglans microcarpa x Juglans regia isolate MS1-56 chromosome 2D, Jm3101_v1.0, whole genome shotgun sequence DNA window AGAGTCTTCCTCTCGAATGAATCTTTCTGCCACCCTGCACTGGTCAGAGGACCACCTTACACTACCTTTGTGCCACCGTACACCCTGCTCTGCCACAAGCTGTTAGAATCTTCCTAGGGTATAGTGTTACCCACTTTTCCTCTCTTTCCTCTAACGTAATAGAGAGAGAAGACTACCATTCCAAAGGAATTTCTTAGTAATGTTACTCTGAATAATTTACACTCTTTTTAGTTTTGCTTTTCTCAAATTCTGATATATTTTTTCCCTAAAGAAATAACCCATTGCAATGTGAGTTAATTTAATCCATTAATTTTTGGTAGTGCTACTATGCCACTCAAGTTTGCCCACTTAGTGTGCGCCTAGtgtaaattgcatttttttttgccttttattttaaatcttttttaaacattattaaatattcttaaaaaataaaaaaataccaatacactaatagttacttctttaaccataaagtaaataaaaaaaaaaaaatacataaacggTCAAATTAAGGGGACAAAATTAGGCGacatatatcattttccttaatttttctatatactttaaatgaaaacacgTTCCAACTTAACAAATTTCCGcgtatgttttcatttttttctgaaATCATAATCAATAagactttataataaaatcatatttcttattaaaaaaatataaacctcGATGCTTACTTATTGTTGTACAGTAATTAAATCATAATGGGTTTCGACTCTTGACATCGAAGTGGGCGTGCCGGAGTGGTTATCGGGCATGACTAGAAATCATGTGGGCTCTGCCCGCGCAGGTTCGAATCCTGCCGCTCACGTTTTTTTACATTCCCCTGTTATTTAATTGTCTCCCATAAGCTTCCCCCTCCAATTTGATATTAGTTTTTCACGATTCAAGATAGCCATCGTGCACTGATTTCAATTAACCACTTTCTTCATTTCAATCAAATGTATGCATCAACTCaagtaaataattatatgtaaaaactTGACCCTCCATGTTCAAGGGTTCCAAGTCCAAGGAATGCATGCTCTCTCTCCCGTCCTCCCATTCTCTCGCTGTCTCTCAAAGCCTTCATTTCTAATCCTATGCATTCAGCCATTCTACATATCTCCTCAGATTGTGGGTGGGACATGTCACCTGATGAGAACCTGTGCAAATACAAGGAACTACCAGCATCACTAGCATCCACCCAACTGAACCCTATTACCTTCTTCACCCCTCTTTCTCTCATCCCTTTCCTTATTTTTGCTACCTTTTCCCATTGCCCCTTCTCCGCGTACAAGTTGGACATCAATACATATGAACCTGATCCCATTGGCTCCATCTCCATCAAAGCATCAGCTATCCTCTCCCCCATCTTCACATTCCCATGCATCCTGCAAGCCCCAAGCAAGCTCTGCAGCACAGACAATCCTGGCTGTCCCGGAATCTGGCCGACCAAGTTCTCTGCATCCTCCAATCTTCCTGCTCGGCCAAACATATCCACCATACAAGAATAATGCTCTGGGGATGGTTCAATTTGATATTCTTCAACCATAGAGTTGAAGAGCTGATGGCCCACAACAACCATCCCCTTCCTACCACATGCGGTAAGTACAGAAAGGAAAGTGATTGAGTCAGGTCTTACCCCTTCCCTCTCCATCTCCTTGAAGAATCTTAACACTGATTCATAGTCTCCGTGTCTAGCATAGGCGGAAATAATTGCTGTCCAAGCAAATTGAGTTTTCTGGGGCGTGTCAGTGAAGACTTTTTCAGACTCGCAAATGCTCCCACGCTTTGCATACATGTCAAGAAGAGCTCCTGACACAATTGGGTCAGAGTCAAATCcttgttttattaaataagagtGGCATCGCTGGCcgtattttaaagaaatatccTCAGCAGCACCAATTGCACTCAAGACACTACCAAATGTATATTGGTTTGGCTTGGACTCGGTGATTGCTGAAAGAAACGTGCACAGGGCTTCTGGATAAAACCCATTCTGAGCATACCCAGAGATTAAAGCATTCCATGATATGGTTTCCCTGTAGTCAAGCTCCTCAAACACCCTCAGTGAGTCGTGCATGGTTGCAAACTTAGCATACATGGTAATGAGGCTATTGCAAACATTTGGTTCTGAAAAAAAGCTAGTCTTTATACAATACCCATGAACCATTTGGCCTTCTTCCACCATGTTCCTGATTGTTATAGCATGGATTAATCCGATAAATGTAACATCATTTGGATATACATCATCCAATCTCATCTCGTTGAAGAGGGATACAGCATCCTCGTCATTGACAGAAATCATCGTAGTCCAAGAGACTACATTGCGTTCATTCATGATCTGAAAGACCAATTTTGCATCTTC harbors:
- the LOC121248079 gene encoding pentatricopeptide repeat-containing protein At4g32430, mitochondrial is translated as MVARRLDFKTLSGIIPRQRSSSVIGFHSLEHGRHHLFDQILKPNTVFINRSMLNYLHRNFPFQALDIFKKQCQLGFVGNVDEVTVALAVKACRRDPKPGVQIHGFAVSSGFISFITVSNSLMNMYCKSGQFGKALCIFEKLIEPDIVSWNTMLSGFPKSEDALAFALRMNLNGIAFDPVTYSTVLAFCSDDEGFLFGLQLHSLAIKFGFYCEVFVANALISMYSRCGQLMEARTVFDEMPERDLVSWNAILSGYAQEGNHSLEAILAFIKMVREGITLDHVSFTSAVSACGYEVTLELGRQIHGLIIKRGYEKHVSVCNVLISMYSKCEVVEDAKLVFQIMNERNVVSWTTMISVNDEDAVSLFNEMRLDDVYPNDVTFIGLIHAITIRNMVEEGQMVHGYCIKTSFFSEPNVCNSLITMYAKFATMHDSLRVFEELDYRETISWNALISGYAQNGFYPEALCTFLSAITESKPNQYTFGSVLSAIGAAEDISLKYGQRCHSYLIKQGFDSDPIVSGALLDMYAKRGSICESEKVFTDTPQKTQFAWTAIISAYARHGDYESVLRFFKEMEREGVRPDSITFLSVLTACGRKGMVVVGHQLFNSMVEEYQIEPSPEHYSCMVDMFGRAGRLEDAENLVGQIPGQPGLSVLQSLLGACRMHGNVKMGERIADALMEMEPMGSGSYVLMSNLYAEKGQWEKVAKIRKGMRERGVKKVIGFSWVDASDAGSSLYLHRFSSGDMSHPQSEEICRMAECIGLEMKALRDSERMGGREREHAFLGLGTLEHGGSSFYI